AGGCAGGCTAGAATGACTAAAAATTCCATTACTAGCATAAGTTTGTTTTACTCCTCTCTATACATTATTTTTGATAAATATAGCGTTTATACTGTATCATGTTCTTATAAATTGGGCTCTATTTTATTATTATTTAATTTTTATGCAGTTTATTTATTCTTATTTGTAATGTTCGCAATTATATCTTATTTTTTCCTTTTTTGTTTATTATTGGGTGTTGTTAACAAAAAACAGGACAGTGCAGCCTCCTGCACTGTCCTGTTTCATCATCTTAAAAGTGAGCGCCACCACCGCCTGCCACCACCGCGCCTTCTTCCGTAACCGCAATAACCGCTTTACGGAGCAGCGACAACATATCCAAAAGTTCCGCTTCAGTACTAACCAGCGGCGGCATAAAGACAACCACATCCCCAACAGGGCGAATGAACAAACCATATTCGCGCGCTTTTAAACAGACCCGAGCGCCCATTGTTTCGCCCCAAGGATACGGAGTTTGGGACTCCTTATCTTGCATAAGCTCAATCCCGATAATCAACCCTCGCTGTCTTGCATCGCCGACATGCTCTAAAGATGCAATGTTTCTAAGAGCCTCGGCTACACAGGCTATTTTTTTCTCTAAGCCTGCAATCACCTTATCGTCACGGAATATTTTCAGGCTGCCTAGCGCTGCCGCGCAAGCCAGCTGATTAGCTGTATAGGAATGTCCATGATAAAAAGTACGCTTTGACTCCATAGCCCCCAGAAAAGCATCAAAAATTTCCTGCGTTGTCAAAGTAGCCGCCAAAGGAACGTAGCCTCCGGTAATTCCTTTAGAAAGAGCCATAAAATCGGGGCTAACTCCTTCATGCTCGCAAGCAAACATTTTTCCGGTACGGCCAAAGCCGGTGGCTACTTCATCGGCGATGAGATGAACATTATATTTCTTCGTCAACTGACGTACCGCTGCCAAATAGCCTGGAGGCGACATCAGCATGCCCGCTGCCGCCTGCACAAGCGGCTCCACAATTACAGCGGCAATCTCTTGATGATGCGCCGCCAAAAGATTCTCCAGCTCCTGCAGACATTGCTTTTCACAGCTTATTACGTCCTGGCTGCAGTGATAGCAAGAAGGCGAAGGAGCCTGCATCGATTTAAACAAAAGAGGTTGAAAGGTACGATGAAAAAGATCCACACCGCCAACGCTCACTGCGCCAATCGTATCACCATGGTACGCCTGCGCTAAGGCTACAAATTTTTCTTTTCCCAGCATACCTTTATGACGCCAATATTGGAAGGACATTTTCAAAGCTACTTCCACTGCCGTAGAGCCATCATCCGAATAAAAAACCTTCTCAAGTCCTTCTGGCGCCAACGCGACCAGTTGCCCCGCCAATTCTGTCGCTGGAATATTAGCCAATCCTAAAGCAGTACTATGAGCTACTTTTCCCAACTGCGCTATAATAGCCTCGTCAATTTCACGCCGCTGATGCCCATGAATATTAACCCACAAGGAAGACACGCCGTCATAATAGCTGCGTCCTTCCGTATCTGTCAGTTTTATGCCTTTGGCTTCACAAATCACAGTCTGTTGGTTTTCTATCCACCCTTGCATCTGCGTAAACGGATGCCAAACATACTTTTTATCCTCTTGTTCTAGCTGATTTTCTTTCATAAACCCCACCGCCTTCGTTAACCTTTTATTTTCTATAGTTAACCATATGTATTAAAGAAAAGAGCGCTTCTAAACGCTCTTTTTGTATTGTAACTTATTTTGTTCGTATTGTAAAATACCATACCTTCGGTTCCTTTTTATCTGCCTGCATCAATTTGCTGTAATTCCGCTAGTATCCAGTCGTGCACCTTAAGAGATGCAGCAACCAGCGAAATCTTGCGATCATGCCGGAAAGACCGCACTACGCCCCCGGCTTCTGTTACCAACAAAACACCTGCCGCCGCATCCCAGGGCGATAAATTCATTTCCCAATATCCATCAAAAGAGCCTTCCGCTACGCAGGCTAAATCATACGCCGCCGCGCCAAACCGCCGCACCGCCCGAGTTTTAAGAAGTAATGAATTAAAATAGTCCAGATTGTTCAAGGGGTGCGTAGCCACATCATAAGGAAAGCCCGTCGCTAATACACAAGACTCCAGTGACGGTTTATCCGAGACCTGCAGCAGCGTACCGTTTCTTCTGGCACCGCCACCTTTTATCGCCGTAAAAAGTTGGTCCAGCATTGGCACATAAACAACACCTAAAACACTTTCCTGTTTATACTGCAATGCGATGGAAACTGCAAAAATAGGCAAGCCCTGCGCATAGTTCGTAGTACCGTCCAACGGATCTACAACCCAGCAATATTCCGCCTCCGGCCCGCTTGCCCCTGCTTCTTCGGACATAATGGCGCAATCCGGAAATTCGCAGCGCAGTACCTCCAAAATCATCGCTTCTGAATGCATATCTACTTCGGTCACCAAATCAATTCCGCTGCTTTTGGTCTGCACCAACAAATCCCGCCGCCCCAAGGACTCTTTTTGCATCGCCCCAACTTCTCGCGCCAAGGCGCTAACTACCTGCAAAGCATGTTGTAAATCCATGACTTAAAGCCCCTTTCTCCAGACAACTAACGGAAAGCTTTTCCTACGGACAGCCTTCTGCTATTTAATTCTGTCCTGCCTCCCAATCCCCTGTCAGAAAAAAGCGACTAACGCGACGAAGCATACCAATAAAAATTCAAAGGAAAAAGTGCTGTACCAAAACGAACACTCCTTCAAATTATGGAGCATCAGTCACCGCAACTCTCTAATGACGCGTGCAAATATGTACCTTGCTCTTCACTGCACATACCACGGCGCAATTGTTTAGCCCACAGACATTTGCGCAGCAAGGCCTTGCGATTTCCTTCCTCCAAATAACCGTAAAAACCCACTAAAAAGACGGCGCGTAATATTTGCCTGGTTCCTTCTTGACAAGAGCACGATTCTCGTACAAAAAAATCAATATCATCCACAGCCTGCATGACCCGGCTTGCCAAGTCCCTGTGGGAACCGGAAAAACATTCTACTGCTTGACCATGGCAGGAAATCACTTCAATGCTTAAAGCTTGCATACCCATGCCATTATCTTGCATTTTCTCCGTCAATTCCAAAATGCGCTGTCCGGATCGCAACACTTCCTGCGCCCATTTCACCATCGGTTGTGTTTCGTAAGCTGCGTACTGCATCAACGACCCCATCCCTTCATGTCTGTTTTGCTGTCATTACTATTAATAGCAAAAGCCATGCCAAAAGAAAAAGGCCTGTTTCCAGGCCTTTCGGTCTAGTTAGTGCACTTTTCCGTACATTCAAGTACAATTTTCCGCTCAACTGTACGCATCGGTACACCCTGGGCCATTGAATTACTCTTCATTCCCCGGTTGTCGTTTGGAATACAAACGACTATAAATCGCTCTACGCGTCAACCCCATGTACTGGGCTGCAGCTGTCTTGTTGCCGTCAAAACGTTTTACTACGCTTTCTATAATACGCCGCATAAAATCGTCTAAATCAAAGTTTTCCTCTGGCAGCACAAAATCGTAAGGGTTTAACAGGCATTGAGTTGCTGGCACCTTCTCAGACACGCCTAACGGCAAATCTTTTAAAGCGATACGCCCCGGCGGCAAAAACAAGGTAACCCGTTCCACTACATTACGCAGCTCCCGTACATTCCCAGGCCAGGGATAGCAGCGCAAATATTGCTTAGCCGAATCGGTCAACTGGTATTTACCGCCTGCCTTTTGCTGTAAAAAAGACTCAAATAGAGGCACAATATCCTCTACGCGCTCTCGCACCGGCGGAATCAAAATACGGCCTACATGCAGACGATAAAACAGATCCCTTCGAAACTCACCGCAGTCTGACATATCCTGCAAATTGCGGTTGGTGGCGCAAATAAGGCGCACATCACATTTTATCTTCTTTAAGCCGCCTACCCGATAAAATTCATGCTCTTGCAGCACTCGCAGCAGCTTCGCCTGCAGTTCTAAGGGCAGCTCGCCAATTTCATCCAAAAACAAGGTTCCGCCTTGCGCTAAATCCAATTTGCCTTTCTTTCCAGTGCGTAGCCCGCCGGTAAAAGCGCCGGCTTCGTAGCCAAACAACTCGCTTTCAAACATATTGGCGTTTAAGGCCGCACAATTTACATCAATAAATGGCTGTCCATGACAGTCCGCTCCATGATGCACGATACGCGCCAAAATCTCCTTGCCGGTTCCTGTTTCGCCTTCAATCAGCACTGGTACACTGCGATCCTGATGAAACCGCTGCGCCCATTCCACCGCCTGCTTCATCGCTGGCGAGGCCACAATAATTTCGGTCACCCCGCCATAGCCCAACTCCGTACGTAACCGCGACAGTTCGTCACGTGCTTCTTTAATTTCCGCTTCGACACACTCACTAAAGCATTCCGTCAACAGTTTATTCTCACGCCGCAATGCCAGATGCTCTTCCATGCGGCTTATCTGCAGCGCAACTTCATCCAATTGCAACGGCTTCTGCAAGTAATCATACGCTCCAGCACGCAAAGCCGCTACCGCCGATTGCACATCGCCAAAAGCAGTACACATTACCACTTCAAATTCGTCACGCCCAGGTTCTTCTTTCAAACACTCCAACAGTTCTAGACCTGACATACCTGGCATGCACAAATCAGTGAATACCAAATCAAAGCGATTTTGATGAAACAAAGCCAGCGCTTCCTCTCCGGAAGCACATTTCCGTACATCATGCCCTTTCCCTCGCAGATAATCCGCTAGCATCGTACGCACCAGCAAATCATCATCTACAATTAAAATCCGCATAAGCCCACCTCGTTTCACAACCGTCTGCATCTTCCAAACGCTTTGGGGCAAAAGTCAACGCTGCGCACTCTTAGAGAAACGCAGCTTTATTTGTATTCTCAAAAATTTAGAAATCCCTTAGTCCTGGCAATTATGTAAAAAAACCCACGCAAAAAAAAGGGACACGCCGCGAACCTCTACCGGCCCGCATAGAGCATCGGCTTCTCCTTCTACGCCGTAAAGGGCTACGAATTTCCTATACTCTTGAAAGCTAACTTCTTCAGAACAATGAAACCATACCGCAGCCTGCCTTGCACCGACCCGTTCCGCTTCCAAAAGCGCTAAGGCCGTACGATATAAAAACTGATATTTCACATGAACAATGCTTTGTCCCAAAAGGCCCAGTTGCGCTGATAAAAATTGCGTCCGCGAGTCATCTTCCGCTTTCTGGACATCTTCCCGCTCAACTGCCGCCGTTTTCCCCTTCAAACGCAACCATTCTTGTACCGATGGTCCCATCGCGTTGCAAGCTGTCGCTTCCAACATCATCACCACCAGTTCTCGGTGCTCGTTGCTCGCCAACACGTATAAATCGCTGCGTGACGGTATGCCTCCTTTGGGCAAGGGCAAGCGATATTCGGGAAAAGCGAAAAGTTTTCTCAAGCCTTGTAACCGCGGTTGAACAGCTGCCATAGTAAGCACGTAACTCGGCAATTCCTCATCCTGCCACCACAGTTGCGCCATATGTCGAAGTTCCTTAGAACAATCCCACTGCGCCGAATTGCCCAGATACTCTTTCCAACGTTCCAATGAATCCAAGGGAACATGCATGCGCATTCGCCCAGCCTCCCATCATTTCCGGTTTTCATGCGCCTTTGTATTTATTTTCTGCAACATCATCGCAAATTGCTTTCGCTCCGTTTCTTCTAAGCAAGCTGTAAGTTGTTTAGCAAAATAACGATACCCTTCATCCTCTAGTTGAATCAGTTGCTCGCCTTTTGGCGCCAAATGAATATGATATACTCGCAAGTCTGCCTGCGACTGGCATTTGTATACATAACCCTTCTGCACTAATTTTTGTACAATCGCTGTTACCGTCGATTTTTTCACTTGAAATTTTTCTACAAGATCACGAAAAGTGGGCCGCCCTAGTTCACGCACTGCATGAAGATAATGCAATTGCGTCAGCGTCAATGCACACAAATCTGTTCCTGCTTCCGCTTTTTGTCGATGTTCCCGCACAGCCTGCCGCATCACACACGAGATCGATTCAATGGTCGCTACCACCAGATCTTCAATTTGCATTCCCAAGTTTGGCTCCTTTCGCCAGCAAAACCAGATAGTTGCTAAAAACCTCTACACTATGGCGATTTTCTGCAAAAACCAGCAATCATTATTCTTACCAACCAACCCTACTTTCAAATATATAAATATTCTTTTACATATACTTTGCTTTATATTCGTCAGTTAACTAAAATTCCCTGCCTTATTTCCGTCCCGCTTTTGAACTTTGAAACTACTCTCATTTTCCGATGCTTGCAAGGACAAAAGGACCGCTTTCGCGGTCCTTTCATTCTTTTTGTCGGTCACGCAACGCCCGTTCCATATCGCGCTTAGCGTCGCGTTCCGCCAAATCCTGTCGTTTGTCATATAATTTTTTGCCGCTGGCCAACGCCAGCTCGACTTTAGCTTTGCCCCGAGCAAAATATATTTTCAAGGGTACAAGAGAAAACCCTTTTTCTCTTGTTTTTCCTAGAAGGCGGTTAATTTCCTGGCGATGCAGCAGCAGCTTACGCGACCGCAATGGATCGTGATTGAAGCGATTCCCCTGTTCATAGGGGCTAATATGCATTTGCTGCAAAAACACTTCACCGTTTTCAATGCGAGCATAGCTATCTTTTAAATTGGCCTTGCCAGCACGCAATGACTTGACTTCAGTACCAGTCAAGGCAATGCCAGCTTCAAACGTCTCATGTATATGATAATCGTGGCGGGCTTTGCGATTTTCCGAAACAATCTTGATTCCCGCCCCATTTTGACTCATTGCTTTTTCCTCCTCTTGCTTTTGGCCCTGTCAGAGGGCTTGCTGTGTGTTCCCGTAGCAGGCGCTTTACCAAGCTGGTGTTTCGGCTTATGAGCCGCATTCTGTTTCTTCGCGGCAACAGGGCGCACCCTTTTTTCATCTCCAACGCCTTTAGGCTGCTTTTCCCCGCCAGCTACTAGTTGAAAGTCAATTGTCCGCTCCAGAGAATTTACGCGCGCCACTCGGATGGTCACCGCCTGCCCTAATTGGAATAGACGACGTGTCCGCTCACCCAACAGGCAGTACCTCTCTTCAATAAATTGATAATAATCATCATCTAGCGTAGAAACATGGACAAGTCCCTCCACGCCATTATCCAACTCCACAAAAAAGCCAAAAGCGGTTACACTGCTGATAACGCCGGCAAACTCTTCACCAACGAAGCGTTCCATATACTCCACCAGCTTCAACTGCACCGTTTCCCGTTCCGCTTCCGCCGCCGCGCGTTCCCGCTGCGAGCAATGCAACGCAATTTCAGGCAGTTCCTTCTCCAGCTTTTCCCGCCGCTTGCTTTTAAAGCCTTTTTGCAGCCACTCTCGCAGCATGCGGTGCACAATCAGATCTGGATAGCGCCGAATCGGCGAAGTAAAGTGCGTATAGTATGGCGCCGCCAGGCCAAAATGCCCCAAATTTTCCGCTTCATACCGCGCTTGTTTTAACGAACGCAACATTACCGTACTGACTATTTTCTCTTCTGGCCGTCCGGCAATACGGGTCAAAATTCGCTGTAGCGCCTCAGGGCGCACTTCTCCTTGGGTTCGCCGCAATTGCTCGCCAAAGTTATTCAATAACGAATCCAGCTTTAGTAGTTTCTCTGGATCCGGGTTTTCATGCACCCGAAACAAGAAAGGCAGCTTCAAGCGATACATATGCTCTGCCACAGTTTCGTTCGCCACCAACATAAATTCTTCTATAACCGACTCCGCAATCGTGCGAACACGACGGACAATTTCCAATGGACGCCCTTGCTCATCCAGTTTCACCTTAAGCTCCGGAAAATCAAAATCCACAGCTCCCCTGCGCATACGACGCTCACGCAGAACTTGGCAAAGCTGCTCCATTTTCTGCAGGTGCGGCAAATGGGAATGATACCGTTCCTCCACCGAATCCAAGCCCTCTACCAGCATCTTCCGCACCACCGTATAAGAAAAGCGTTCAGCTACTCGAATCACTGCCGGAAACACTTCATATTGCCGAACTCGCCCCAAGGGATCGATTTCCATTTCACAAGACATAACCAACCGATCCACTTGGGCATTTAAGCTGCAAATGCCGTTAGACAAGCGTTGCGGCAGCATAGGAAGAACTCGGTCCACCAAGTACACACTTGTACCGCGTTGTCGCGCCTCAACGTCAAGACGGCTGCCTTCCCGCACATAATGGCTCACATCAGCGATATAGACACCCAGACGATACGTTCCATCGTCCAACGCTTCCACATGAACCGCATCATCCAAATCCTTAGCGTCTTCACCGTCAATAGTAATGATAGGCAGATGCCGTAGATCACGCCGCTCGGATAATTCCTCTTCCCGTACGGTTGCCGGCACTGCATCGGCCTCCGCCAATACCGGCGCATCAAAATCGGCTGACAGCTGATGCCGCCTCAAAATAGATAAAACTTCCAATCCCGGATCTCCCGGGCGTCCTAATTCCTCGACAATCCTGCCTTCAGCGCTGCGTTTTCGTTCCGGCCAATTGGTTATCTCCACTACTACTTTGCTACCGCTGGCAGCGCCGCCAAAGCACTCTGAGGGAATAAACACATCTTGCCCCAAACGCACATCATCAGGCCGAACAAAACCGTAATTTCGTCCGGCTTCAAAAAGGCCTACCATCTGCACATTTGCCCGACCTACAATCCGAATGATTTCTCCTTCCCGAGAACGCCCCTGCACGGGTCTCCGAGAATGTACGCGTGCAACAACCCGATCGTTGTGCATGGCCGTCCCCATATCATCAGGAGTAATAAACACATCGCTTTCCTCTGGATGCTGACGCACTTCAGGAATGACAAAGCCAAACCCCTTATTCGTCATCGCCAATCGTCCGACGACGAGGTTCATTTTTTCCGGCAAGCCATACCGATCATAGCGAGTTTTAACGATTACCGCCCGCTCTTCTAGGCTTTCTAACAGTTCCCAAAAATCAGCTAAATCTTTACCCTTTAGGCGTAATTCTTCCGCCAATTCCTCCGCACTTAAAGGTCGGTAGGCTTCTTCTTTCATAAAAGACAGTACAATCTCTTCTAGACGGCTCATGATAAATCACCCAAAATAGCCACCACGGCCTTCCCTTCAGCCGTAACCGAACCATCAGCCAACCGAATTTGCGCTGTCATTTCCGCCATTTTTCCCCGTTGGCCCACAACTTTTCCTTCAATCAACAGTTCTTGGCCGATCGGCGTCGGCGCGCGGAAACGGACCTCCAGCTTGGCCGTAACAGCCTGCTTGCCTTTGGCATAGTAGTACCGCCCCATGATCTCATCCAGCAACGTACTCACAAGACCGCCGTGCATCACACCGTTGTAGCTCTGATGCTCCGGTCCCGCCGTAAAACGGCTACGATAGACGCCAGCCTCCACATCTTCTTCAAACTGCAGTTTCAAACCAATTGGATTCGAACGACCGCAGGCAAAGCACCACTGATTAGGATCCTCTTTTAATTCCATCATTTTTTCCCCTCCTGTCATTCCTCTTCTAGCGTCTTCAAAAACGCTTTCACTTGCGCAAAGACTAGTTCCCGTTCTACATCTAAAGTCACCAAGTGACCTGATTTCTCCAGCCAAATCAATTCTTTTTTAAAACTGCCAGCCTGTTCGTAAATATGCTGAGCACTCCGAGGACGCACCGTGTGTTCACGTCGGCTCTGCATCACCAACAACGGCGACTGCACCTGCGGCAACAGCCTTTGCACATGACGGATCAATTGCAGCAGGCTTTTTACACACGCCAAGGGCGTCGCCTCATAGGCTACAGTATAACAGTCGTCTAAATCCACAAAACGGCGCCGTTTTTTCGGCGCATAGGCGCGAAAGAGGCGGAACACATCTACATAATGAGCTCTTTTATCATACAAATCAATGGGCGCGCTCAAAGACACCGTCTTCCATACCGGCAGTTGCGCACTCAACGCCAACGCCAGCAACCCTCCCATGGAAAGTCCCACCACAGCTACCTGCGAACACAAGGAACGAAGCAGCCAATAGCCGTCTTCAGCGCCTCCATACCAGAGCGGCCAACGGGTCTGCGCCATTTCCTCTACCGTCGTCCCGTGTCCGGGCAGTCGAGGCGCCAGCACTGTATAGCCGTCTTGATGCAGCGCCTCTCCCAAGAGGCGCATCTCCGCCGGTGAACCGGTAAAGCCATGCAGCAATAAAACTCCTTTTTCTCCTCCATGCAGCAAAAACGGCTCCGCACCTTGTAAAATCGACATTGCCCGTCCCCTTCCTTGCTTATTTCTTAATTATACCATTGAGATGCAAGAAGAGCACCGCTTGCTGCGGCGCTCTTCTTGTAAAAAAATTATGTATTATACACGAAATTTAGCAATTCCTTGGCGTAGGTCTTCCACCGCCTGCAACAATTGCTTTGCTTCTGTTTGCACAGACTGAACCGCTTGGGCCTGTCCATCCATCGTCGAAGCCAATTGGCCGGTAATGGCAGACGTCTCCTCCGCTCCAGCGGACAACGAACTAAAGCTGCCCACTACCTCCTCTGTTTCATGAATCATAGCTCCAAAACGCTCTTCCATAGCATTTAAAACACCCTGCATCTCTTCGACGGCTTGCGTAATTTCCCGGAATATAGTATCGGTACTCCGCACCGCCTCCTGCTGGCGTTCCGTAACATCACAGGCCCGCTTGATTTCCGCCACCGCCTGGTGCGAAGCCTCCTGCACCTGACCGATTACCTGCCGTATTTCGCCAGCAGCCCGGCTGCTCTCCTCCGCCAGCTTGCGCACCTCTTCCGCTACCACTGCAAAACCGCGGCCATGTTCCCCCGCTCGAGCCGCCTCAATGGAAGCGTTAAGCGCCAGCAGATTTGTCTGTTCGGCAATACCTTCGATAGCTTCTGTAAAAGAAGCTATCCGGCGGTTTTCCTGGTCGACGCGCTGTACTACCGCATC
This genomic window from uncultured Anaeromusa sp. contains:
- the bioA gene encoding adenosylmethionine--8-amino-7-oxononanoate transaminase codes for the protein MKENQLEQEDKKYVWHPFTQMQGWIENQQTVICEAKGIKLTDTEGRSYYDGVSSLWVNIHGHQRREIDEAIIAQLGKVAHSTALGLANIPATELAGQLVALAPEGLEKVFYSDDGSTAVEVALKMSFQYWRHKGMLGKEKFVALAQAYHGDTIGAVSVGGVDLFHRTFQPLLFKSMQAPSPSCYHCSQDVISCEKQCLQELENLLAAHHQEIAAVIVEPLVQAAAGMLMSPPGYLAAVRQLTKKYNVHLIADEVATGFGRTGKMFACEHEGVSPDFMALSKGITGGYVPLAATLTTQEIFDAFLGAMESKRTFYHGHSYTANQLACAAALGSLKIFRDDKVIAGLEKKIACVAEALRNIASLEHVGDARQRGLIIGIELMQDKESQTPYPWGETMGARVCLKAREYGLFIRPVGDVVVFMPPLVSTEAELLDMLSLLRKAVIAVTEEGAVVAGGGGAHF
- a CDS encoding inositol monophosphatase family protein, with the protein product MDLQHALQVVSALAREVGAMQKESLGRRDLLVQTKSSGIDLVTEVDMHSEAMILEVLRCEFPDCAIMSEEAGASGPEAEYCWVVDPLDGTTNYAQGLPIFAVSIALQYKQESVLGVVYVPMLDQLFTAIKGGGARRNGTLLQVSDKPSLESCVLATGFPYDVATHPLNNLDYFNSLLLKTRAVRRFGAAAYDLACVAEGSFDGYWEMNLSPWDAAAGVLLVTEAGGVVRSFRHDRKISLVAASLKVHDWILAELQQIDAGR
- a CDS encoding sigma-54 dependent transcriptional regulator, whose translation is MRILIVDDDLLVRTMLADYLRGKGHDVRKCASGEEALALFHQNRFDLVFTDLCMPGMSGLELLECLKEEPGRDEFEVVMCTAFGDVQSAVAALRAGAYDYLQKPLQLDEVALQISRMEEHLALRRENKLLTECFSECVEAEIKEARDELSRLRTELGYGGVTEIIVASPAMKQAVEWAQRFHQDRSVPVLIEGETGTGKEILARIVHHGADCHGQPFIDVNCAALNANMFESELFGYEAGAFTGGLRTGKKGKLDLAQGGTLFLDEIGELPLELQAKLLRVLQEHEFYRVGGLKKIKCDVRLICATNRNLQDMSDCGEFRRDLFYRLHVGRILIPPVRERVEDIVPLFESFLQQKAGGKYQLTDSAKQYLRCYPWPGNVRELRNVVERVTLFLPPGRIALKDLPLGVSEKVPATQCLLNPYDFVLPEENFDLDDFMRRIIESVVKRFDGNKTAAAQYMGLTRRAIYSRLYSKRQPGNEE
- a CDS encoding MarR family transcriptional regulator, which codes for MQIEDLVVATIESISCVMRQAVREHRQKAEAGTDLCALTLTQLHYLHAVRELGRPTFRDLVEKFQVKKSTVTAIVQKLVQKGYVYKCQSQADLRVYHIHLAPKGEQLIQLEDEGYRYFAKQLTACLEETERKQFAMMLQKINTKAHENRK
- the smpB gene encoding SsrA-binding protein SmpB, whose translation is MSQNGAGIKIVSENRKARHDYHIHETFEAGIALTGTEVKSLRAGKANLKDSYARIENGEVFLQQMHISPYEQGNRFNHDPLRSRKLLLHRQEINRLLGKTREKGFSLVPLKIYFARGKAKVELALASGKKLYDKRQDLAERDAKRDMERALRDRQKE
- the rnr gene encoding ribonuclease R yields the protein MSRLEEIVLSFMKEEAYRPLSAEELAEELRLKGKDLADFWELLESLEERAVIVKTRYDRYGLPEKMNLVVGRLAMTNKGFGFVIPEVRQHPEESDVFITPDDMGTAMHNDRVVARVHSRRPVQGRSREGEIIRIVGRANVQMVGLFEAGRNYGFVRPDDVRLGQDVFIPSECFGGAASGSKVVVEITNWPERKRSAEGRIVEELGRPGDPGLEVLSILRRHQLSADFDAPVLAEADAVPATVREEELSERRDLRHLPIITIDGEDAKDLDDAVHVEALDDGTYRLGVYIADVSHYVREGSRLDVEARQRGTSVYLVDRVLPMLPQRLSNGICSLNAQVDRLVMSCEMEIDPLGRVRQYEVFPAVIRVAERFSYTVVRKMLVEGLDSVEERYHSHLPHLQKMEQLCQVLRERRMRRGAVDFDFPELKVKLDEQGRPLEIVRRVRTIAESVIEEFMLVANETVAEHMYRLKLPFLFRVHENPDPEKLLKLDSLLNNFGEQLRRTQGEVRPEALQRILTRIAGRPEEKIVSTVMLRSLKQARYEAENLGHFGLAAPYYTHFTSPIRRYPDLIVHRMLREWLQKGFKSKRREKLEKELPEIALHCSQRERAAAEAERETVQLKLVEYMERFVGEEFAGVISSVTAFGFFVELDNGVEGLVHVSTLDDDYYQFIEERYCLLGERTRRLFQLGQAVTIRVARVNSLERTIDFQLVAGGEKQPKGVGDEKRVRPVAAKKQNAAHKPKHQLGKAPATGTHSKPSDRAKSKRRKKQ
- a CDS encoding PaaI family thioesterase; its protein translation is MELKEDPNQWCFACGRSNPIGLKLQFEEDVEAGVYRSRFTAGPEHQSYNGVMHGGLVSTLLDEIMGRYYYAKGKQAVTAKLEVRFRAPTPIGQELLIEGKVVGQRGKMAEMTAQIRLADGSVTAEGKAVVAILGDLS
- a CDS encoding alpha/beta fold hydrolase; the protein is MSILQGAEPFLLHGGEKGVLLLHGFTGSPAEMRLLGEALHQDGYTVLAPRLPGHGTTVEEMAQTRWPLWYGGAEDGYWLLRSLCSQVAVVGLSMGGLLALALSAQLPVWKTVSLSAPIDLYDKRAHYVDVFRLFRAYAPKKRRRFVDLDDCYTVAYEATPLACVKSLLQLIRHVQRLLPQVQSPLLVMQSRREHTVRPRSAQHIYEQAGSFKKELIWLEKSGHLVTLDVERELVFAQVKAFLKTLEEE